One Mauremys mutica isolate MM-2020 ecotype Southern chromosome 9, ASM2049712v1, whole genome shotgun sequence DNA segment encodes these proteins:
- the LOC123377256 gene encoding protein Wnt-11b-like isoform X1, protein MGSSFPAPLRLTLALLGQLGLSAAIQWLGLMVNGSRVAWNETQHCKILDGLVPDQVQLCRRNLELMHSIVRAAKETKGVCQKTFSDMRWNCSSIEYAPSFTPDLMKGTRESAFVYALAAAAVSHSVARACASGELPICSCGPAPSEVPGPGFRWGGCGDNLRYGLQMGSAFADGPMKSSKAGGQATRLMNLHNNAVGRQVLIDSLETKCKCHGVSGSCSVKTCWKGLQDLSEIATDLKSKYLAAIKVTHRHMGTRKQLVPKELDIRPVREAELVYLVSSPDYCTKDPKLGSLGTQDRQCNKTSVGSDSCNLMCCGRGYNAYTESVVERCQCKYHWCCYVMCKKCQRTVERYVCK, encoded by the exons ATGGGCTCGAGCTTCCCTGCCCCGCTGCGGCTCACCCTGGCGCTGCTCGGGCAGCTGGGACTCTCCGCGGCGATCCAGTGGCT AGGGCTGATGGTGAATGGCAGCAGGGTAGCCTGGAACGAGACCCAGCACTGTAAGATTTTGGATGGGCTAGTCCCAGACCAGGTGCAGCTGTGCCGAAGAAACCTGGAGCTCATGCATAGCATTGTACGTGCAGCCAAAGAGACCAAGGGAGTCTGCCAGAAAACGTTCTCGGATATGAGGTGGAACTGCTCTTCCATTGAGTATGCACCCAGTTTCACCCCTGACCTCATGAAAG gGACCAGGGAATCTGCATTTGTCTATgcattggctgctgctgctgtcagccATTCCGTCGCTCGGGCCTGTGCCTCAGGGGAACTACCTATCTGTTCCTGTGGACCTGCACCATCTGAGGTGCCTGGGCCTGGCTTCAGGTGGGGTGGCTGTGGGGACAACCTCCGCTATGGCCTCCAGATGGGTTCTGCCTTTGCTGATGGTCCCATGAAGTCCAGTAAGGCAGGAGGACAAGCCACCAGGCTTATGAATCTACATAACAATGCAGTGGGCCGACAG gtattgatTGACTCCTTGGAGACCAAGTGTAAATGCCATGGTGTTTCGGGCTCCTGCTCAGTTAAGACTTGTTGGAAGGGGCTGCAAGATTTGAGTGAAATAGCCACTGACCTCAAATCCAAGTACTTGGCAGCCATCAAGGTGACCCACCGACACATGGGAACCAGAAAGCAGCTGGTGCCCAAAGAACTGGACATCAGGCCAGTGAGAGAGGCTGAGCTGGTTTATCTAGTCAGTTCTCCAGACTACTGCACAAAGGATCCCAAACTGGGGTCTCTGGGGACTCAGGACAG GCAATGCAACAAGACCTCTGTGGGCAGTGACAGCTGCAACCTGATGTGCTGCGGGCGTGGCTACAATGCTTACACTGAGAGTGTGGTGGAGAGGTGCCAGTGCAAGTACCATTGGTGCTGCTACGTGATGTGCAAGAAGTGCCAGCGGACAGTAGAGAGATACGTGTGCAAGTAA
- the LOC123377256 gene encoding protein Wnt-11b-like isoform X2 gives MVNGSRVAWNETQHCKILDGLVPDQVQLCRRNLELMHSIVRAAKETKGVCQKTFSDMRWNCSSIEYAPSFTPDLMKGTRESAFVYALAAAAVSHSVARACASGELPICSCGPAPSEVPGPGFRWGGCGDNLRYGLQMGSAFADGPMKSSKAGGQATRLMNLHNNAVGRQVLIDSLETKCKCHGVSGSCSVKTCWKGLQDLSEIATDLKSKYLAAIKVTHRHMGTRKQLVPKELDIRPVREAELVYLVSSPDYCTKDPKLGSLGTQDRQCNKTSVGSDSCNLMCCGRGYNAYTESVVERCQCKYHWCCYVMCKKCQRTVERYVCK, from the exons ATGGTGAATGGCAGCAGGGTAGCCTGGAACGAGACCCAGCACTGTAAGATTTTGGATGGGCTAGTCCCAGACCAGGTGCAGCTGTGCCGAAGAAACCTGGAGCTCATGCATAGCATTGTACGTGCAGCCAAAGAGACCAAGGGAGTCTGCCAGAAAACGTTCTCGGATATGAGGTGGAACTGCTCTTCCATTGAGTATGCACCCAGTTTCACCCCTGACCTCATGAAAG gGACCAGGGAATCTGCATTTGTCTATgcattggctgctgctgctgtcagccATTCCGTCGCTCGGGCCTGTGCCTCAGGGGAACTACCTATCTGTTCCTGTGGACCTGCACCATCTGAGGTGCCTGGGCCTGGCTTCAGGTGGGGTGGCTGTGGGGACAACCTCCGCTATGGCCTCCAGATGGGTTCTGCCTTTGCTGATGGTCCCATGAAGTCCAGTAAGGCAGGAGGACAAGCCACCAGGCTTATGAATCTACATAACAATGCAGTGGGCCGACAG gtattgatTGACTCCTTGGAGACCAAGTGTAAATGCCATGGTGTTTCGGGCTCCTGCTCAGTTAAGACTTGTTGGAAGGGGCTGCAAGATTTGAGTGAAATAGCCACTGACCTCAAATCCAAGTACTTGGCAGCCATCAAGGTGACCCACCGACACATGGGAACCAGAAAGCAGCTGGTGCCCAAAGAACTGGACATCAGGCCAGTGAGAGAGGCTGAGCTGGTTTATCTAGTCAGTTCTCCAGACTACTGCACAAAGGATCCCAAACTGGGGTCTCTGGGGACTCAGGACAG GCAATGCAACAAGACCTCTGTGGGCAGTGACAGCTGCAACCTGATGTGCTGCGGGCGTGGCTACAATGCTTACACTGAGAGTGTGGTGGAGAGGTGCCAGTGCAAGTACCATTGGTGCTGCTACGTGATGTGCAAGAAGTGCCAGCGGACAGTAGAGAGATACGTGTGCAAGTAA